The following are from one region of the Shinella sp. PSBB067 genome:
- the glgA gene encoding glycogen synthase GlgA, with the protein MNVLSIVSEVYPLIKTGGLADVAGALPKALRPHGINVSTLVPGYGPVLEHLPRRTEVGRLGGLLGHDAVLTRATMDGLDLLVLEIPELYERAGGPYIDGAGRDHPDNWLRFAVFSLAGARIALGELCAVQTDIVHVHDWQTALVPVYLRYAFRSSLPVVCTVHNLAFQGQFSPDIASRLELPDTALGIECLEYYGGVGFLKGGLVCSDIVTTVSPTYAREILSPELGMGLDGVLQTRRAALYGIVNGIDSEIWNPASDPVPARRYDARSLPRRQANRAAVLSHFGLPDAGGPLFSALTRLTWQKGADMIPDAAEEIVAHGGQLVVCGQGDAAIEDALRDCAWRHPERVSVHIGYSEELAHLIVSGCDVLMQPSRFEPCGLTQLYAMRYGAIPLVGRTGGLSETIIDANEAAMSRAVATGFQFHPIEPHSFREAVRRACEAFRDREAWAGLQRQAMKADFSWDRSASQYAQLFEALHAAWQTAQPRERRSC; encoded by the coding sequence CTCGTGCCGGGCTATGGCCCGGTGCTGGAACATCTGCCGCGGCGAACCGAAGTGGGGCGCCTCGGCGGTCTCCTCGGCCACGACGCCGTCCTGACGCGCGCCACGATGGACGGGCTCGACCTTCTCGTCCTCGAAATCCCCGAACTCTATGAGCGCGCAGGCGGCCCTTATATCGATGGCGCGGGCCGGGACCATCCCGACAACTGGCTGCGCTTTGCGGTGTTCTCGCTGGCCGGCGCGAGGATCGCCCTCGGCGAGCTGTGCGCCGTGCAGACGGATATCGTGCACGTCCACGACTGGCAGACGGCGCTCGTTCCCGTCTATCTGCGCTATGCGTTCCGCAGTTCGCTTCCGGTCGTCTGCACCGTTCACAACCTCGCCTTCCAGGGACAGTTCTCCCCCGACATCGCCTCGCGGCTCGAACTGCCCGACACGGCGCTCGGCATCGAGTGCCTGGAATATTACGGCGGCGTCGGTTTCCTCAAGGGTGGGCTCGTCTGCTCGGACATCGTGACGACGGTCAGTCCCACCTATGCGCGGGAAATCCTCTCTCCCGAGCTCGGCATGGGCCTCGACGGCGTGCTGCAGACGCGGCGTGCGGCGCTGTACGGCATCGTCAACGGCATCGATTCCGAGATCTGGAACCCCGCATCCGATCCCGTCCCCGCCCGGCGCTACGACGCGCGCTCGCTGCCGCGGCGCCAGGCGAACCGGGCGGCGGTGCTGTCGCATTTCGGCCTGCCGGATGCGGGCGGGCCGCTCTTTTCGGCGCTGACGCGGCTGACCTGGCAGAAGGGCGCGGACATGATCCCGGACGCCGCCGAGGAGATCGTCGCGCATGGCGGCCAGCTCGTCGTGTGCGGGCAGGGCGATGCGGCGATCGAGGACGCGCTGAGGGATTGCGCCTGGCGGCATCCCGAGCGGGTGAGCGTGCATATCGGCTACAGCGAGGAACTCGCCCATCTCATCGTGTCGGGTTGCGACGTGCTGATGCAGCCGTCGCGCTTCGAGCCCTGCGGTCTCACCCAGCTCTACGCCATGCGCTACGGCGCCATCCCGCTGGTCGGGCGCACCGGCGGTCTTTCCGAGACCATCATCGACGCCAACGAGGCGGCGATGTCGCGGGCCGTCGCGACGGGGTTCCAGTTCCATCCCATCGAACCACACAGTTTCCGCGAGGCGGTGCGGCGTGCGTGCGAAGCCTTTCGGGATCGCGAAGCCTGGGCGGGCCTGCAGCGCCAGGCCATGAAGGCTGACTTTTCATGGGACCGCAGCGCCTCCCAGTATGCTCAGCTCTTCGAGGCGCTTCATGCAGCCTGGCAGACGGCGCAGCCGCGGGAGCGGCGGTCATGCTGA
- a CDS encoding UdgX family uracil-DNA binding protein (This protein belongs to the uracil DNA glycosylase superfamily, members of which act in excision repair of DNA. However, it belongs more specifically to UdgX branch, whose founding member was found to bind uracil in DNA (where it does not belong), without cleaving it, appears to promote DNA repair by a pathway involving RecA, rather than base excision.), which translates to MLKGGKAPAPAFQEHAQGDLDTMHAAAAECRRCDLYRDATQVVFGEGAKDARVFLVGEQPGDREDQLGHPFVGPSGRFLDRCLEEAGIDRADCYVTNAVKHFKFKRFGKRRIHEKPNAGEVRQCAWWLGGEIERLKPALLVALGATATFALLGKRHAVTADRGRIVEAENGVPTLITVHPSSLLRSRGRPDAEQERKRFVAELRQIRPFIEG; encoded by the coding sequence ATGCTGAAGGGGGGCAAGGCGCCGGCGCCGGCCTTCCAGGAGCACGCGCAGGGCGACCTCGACACGATGCACGCGGCGGCGGCCGAGTGCCGGCGGTGCGATCTCTACCGCGATGCGACGCAGGTCGTCTTCGGGGAAGGGGCGAAGGATGCGCGGGTTTTCCTGGTGGGCGAACAGCCCGGCGACCGCGAGGACCAACTCGGCCATCCCTTCGTGGGGCCGTCGGGGCGGTTTCTCGACCGCTGCCTGGAGGAAGCCGGCATCGACCGGGCGGACTGCTACGTCACCAATGCGGTCAAGCACTTCAAGTTCAAGCGGTTCGGCAAGCGGCGGATCCATGAAAAGCCGAATGCGGGCGAGGTCCGGCAATGCGCCTGGTGGCTCGGCGGGGAGATCGAGCGGCTGAAACCGGCCCTTCTGGTCGCCCTCGGCGCGACGGCGACCTTTGCGCTCCTTGGGAAGCGCCACGCCGTCACGGCGGACCGCGGCCGGATCGTCGAGGCGGAGAACGGGGTGCCGACGCTGATCACCGTCCATCCGTCCTCGCTCCTGCGCAGCCGCGGGCGGCCCGACGCGGAACAGGAGCGGAAGCGTTTCGTCGCCGAACTCCGGCAGATCAGGCCGTTTATCGAGGGGTAG